CTGGAGGAAGCTGAAGCGCCCCGGAAATAACGGTCCGATAGGGCTGGCGTCCACTCTCCGGTTGTCCGGTCGAACGGATGGCGTTATCAGTCTGCGATACTGACTGAAATAGCCAAAACGGAAAGAATATAGGGGGAAGTGAGAAGCGATTCCGGACGGCTGCTCCACGCCTCATCACTCGACTCCACCGACCCACCAAACCGAAACACTATATCAATGTACGACGACGTCGCCGGACTCCGATTCACGCTCGAGGAAGACGGTTTCGACCGGTTCGAGATCGCCTGCAGTCACGAGGAGTCGTCGGTTCGGTCGTTCCTGCTCGGAAAGGCGGGAATCGAGGAAGCGCTCGTGTTGCGCACCTGCCAGCGATACGAGATTTATCTCCACGGTCCGGACGCAAAGGACGTTTTGAAAGGGCTCGGTCAGAAAATCGGCGTGGACGTTTCTCACGACTCCGATCGGTTGCTCGCGGGTGACGCCGTCGTCGAGCACCTCCTTCGGGTGGCCTGTGGACTCGAAAGCGGCGTCCTCGGGGAGGACGAGATCCTCGGCCAGTTGCGCGGGGCGTACAAGCGCGCGAGCGATGCCGACGCGCTCGGTGGCACACTGGATACGATCGCCTTGAAAGCGCTGCGAGTGGGCGAACGCGCCCGCACCGAAACCCGGATCAACGAGGGCCGGGTGTCGCTGGGCAGCGTCACCCTGGACCGCGCACGCGAAGAGCTTCCGAAACTGGATGCCGTCGACGAACTCAAAGCGGTGACTGTCCTCGTCGTGGGCGCCGGAGAGGTCGCAGAACTCGTCGTCAAGTCGCTCGCCCACCGGATCTCGGGGGACGACACCGAGACCGACTTGGAGAGCAACGTCAGTCTCACTGTCGCCAACCGCACGCTTTCGAACGCCGAAGAACTCGCCGAGGTGGCCGGCGGCGACGCCATCGAACTCGATGAACTTGCCGACGGTCACCTCTCTGAGGCGGATCTCGTCGTCACCGCCACGGGTTCCGATGACCGGGTGCTTTCGATCGCGGACCTGGTCGGCCACGAACTGATCGTGTTCGACCTGGCGAACCCACGCGACGTCGATCCGGGAGTGGACGACCTGGAGGACGTGGAACTGGTCACGATCGATGAAGTGCTGTCGGTTCGAAACGAGGAGCTTAAGCGCCGCGAAGCGTCGATCCCCGCAGTCGAGGGGATCATCGCCGAAGAGCGGGCCCGACTGGCAGAGCAGTTGCGAGCCGAGGAGGTCGACGACACGCTGTCACAGATCTACTCGCGGGCCCACGAACGCCGGGAGGCAGAGTTCGAACGGGCGCTCGATCGGCTCGACGCTGAAAGCGAACAGCTCACCGCCGAGCAAGAGGCGGCGATGCGTGACTTCTCGGAAGCACTCGTCAACAAGCTCCTTCACCCGAAGACGACGGCGTTGCGACAGGCAGCCGCCACCGACGACCGGAAGACCGTCGACGCCTGGCTGACGCTGTTCGATCGGACGGTCGACGAAATCGCCGTAGACGACGTTCGTGAGAACATGCAGTCTGACTCCGAGGAGTCGACGTCGGAAGCCGACGCCGAAACGCGATAGTTCGGCTTACGCTGGCTTCCCGTTCTCACCGATCACCAGTTCTCACCGATACCGAGAGTGCAAAACGAGCAGGCTCGGGAGCAGGAACACCGACGCGAGGAACGCGTACCCGACCACCAGGATCATCACGAGGCCGAACCGCTGGAGCGACGGGAGGAACGTGAAAAGCAACACGCCGAGCCCGGCGGCCGTAGTGACGGCGCTTACAAACAGCGTACCACCGGCGTCATGAACCGCCCGCGAGAATGCGTCGATCGGATCGACGGTATCACCGTGCGGTGATGACCGTTTCGCAGCCACTCCCTGTACCAGTTCCAGTTCCTGGACGAGTACGAATTCCTTCCGTTGGATATCGACGAAATCAACGTCACGCTCACCGATGGTGAATCCGCTGTCGTCGAGGTGCCGGGAGAGATCCCGCTGACCTTCAACGAGCCTATAGAAGGCATGGAAAATACCCGAACCACCTTCGTGGCTGACTTCACCCCAGTCCGGCGGGGACAGACCGACGAGTATCTGCTCCGGCCTGCCGCCCAGGGGATCACCGTAAGCTACGAAGACGACGAGTAGGATGTCTCCAACGGATTCCTCGGAGAATCAATCAACTGGTGAGAGTGAATCTATCGACAATCACGAGGGACCCACCACCTCCGCAGACGAATCAGAAAATCAAGAATCGTGTGTATGAGTCCATCGACGATATGTCCCGGAAAATTCAGAATACGATCAAGGAAATCAATCCTCCGTTAATGTTTAATTATTTAAATTCGGGAGTATAATCCGGAAAAAGAAATGACATTCCATAAACCATAATGCCCAGAAGAAATGATATTTAATCGCCGAGGTAGTGTGTTCCCTTGTGCTCGCCGCTGGTCTGTCGACCTGGCATCACTACCTCGGTATTTCCGATATATTGGAGGTCCCAAATCGACTCAAACGGTCAACTAATTCTTCAGAATCTACCAATGATACATTGAGGGACAAAGTGACCCATAATTGGGTTTTAATATCTCAGTTCTCCAATGATCTCTAAAAATAACGTAATAGATGCGGGACCTGCATCTTTCAGCGAGATTCTGACGAAGTGTTGATAAGATGGGCTTGATTCCCGGGGTGTGACTTAACTATAGTAGCCCAAGACCAATTTGCGCGATCCAAAATCCCCAATGATGTGTTCGCCCGCTCTACACATCATATCAACTAAAATATAACATCAGTAGTTACTATCTGAATTTACACCTCAGAACTGATTGCCGATAGTAATGTATTCAATCACGTATCTCTTCTACTATACCCACCTTCGCCGCGCCACAGCAGTGGCGACCAACGAAACCACGAGCCAGCGAGCCGTAATACGTCCAATCGTCGTTTGAGCCAACAAAACAATGATTTTTGAGGGATCCGTTCACCTGCCCATGAATCTCGGAAATACGCTCGTCGTGACGGGGCTGGCGATACTGTTCGTGGCCATCGTCTTCGAATATCTGTCGCTCGATCTCAGCGGGATGGCTATCGGCGCGACACTTGCCCTCCTCGGATTCGTCGTCCTCGGTGTTCGAGCCCTCCGTACGTCGTCGTCTCCGGACCGACAAACCTGCGACGACTGCGGGTCCGCCAACGACCCCGACGCGGTCGAGTGAGCTTACTGCGAGGCTGCGATATAAACGTCTTATAAGAGTCCGCGACGCGCTATCTCTTCAGCGCCCAAAACCGAGACTACTCGACCAATACCCTTACACGTATTCCACAATCCGCACCATTCCCGTCTCCATGTGGTAGAGGTGATGGCAGTGGAACAGCCACTTGCCCGAGTTGTCGGCGACGAAGTCGAACTCGACCTGGCCCATGTGTCCGGGAACCGTGATGGTGTCCTTGACGACGTCGCCGGCCTGGAAGTGGTGGCCGTGGAGGTGCATCGGGTGACGCATCGGGCTCCGGTTTCGCACCCGGACCCGGACGTGTTCGCCCTCCTGGATTCGGATCGGATCCGCGTCCGGGAACGCCTGACCGTTTATCGTCCACTCGCCGTCGTCGCCGGAACCGCCCATCATCCCCATCGCCCCGCCCGCCGAGAGTTCGAGGTCGATGGTGCGGTCGGGTGACCCTCCAACGCCCGGAGCCGGCGCCAGCGACCGGAGGTCGGCGTACTGGAGCCGGTGGCCGCCGATTGCACCCTCGTCGATGCCGTCAGTCGCGTCCTCGTATGCGAGGACCGCACGACCGGCGGGCGCGACCGAATCGACCGGCGCGATCCGGATCGGCCACCGACCGGGCGAGTCGCCCTCGACGACGATGTCGTAGCGTTCGCCCATCCCGATCTCGAGGGTGTCGACGGTCACGGGGTCGACTGCCGGTCCGTCGGCGTGAGTCACCGTCAGTCTGTGGTCGTCGATGCCGACGGCATACATCGTCGCCGCCGCCGCATTGATGAGCCGAAGCCTGACGCGTTCGCCCTCGGTGATTTCGAACTCCGCGGGATCGCTCGGGAGCGCGCCGTTGACGAGCGTTCCACTCGCCGGCGGAGCACCCGGGAACGAGCCCTCCATTCCACCCATACCCCCCATTCCGTCCATCCCGTCCGCGGTTTCGACCCGCGGCTCCTCGGGAAGGTATTCGTCGAGGATCAGCGTGTGCTCGGCGTCGTACTCCACGTGCGGGTTCCGTTCCTCGACCACGAGCGGGCCGAGCAGCTCTCGATCCAGTTGGAGTCCGACGTGACTGTGATACCAGTGGGTCCCGGCCGGTTCGGCGTCGAACTCGTAGACGAACTCATCACCAGGGGCGATCGCTTCCTGGGTGACGCCCGGGACGCCGTCCATCGCGTTGTCGCCGCGGACGGTCATGCCGTGCCAGTGGACAGTCGTCTCCTCGGGGAGGTCGTTTTCGACGACCACACGGACGCGTTCGCCCTCAACTGCCCGTATTTCGGGACCGGGATACGCACCGTTGTACGTCCAGCCGTCGTAGCTGTCGCCGCCGGCGATGTCGATTTCGTGTTCGCTTGCAGTCAGGCGGTACGTGCGGTCGGGATCGCCGTACTCCGGCTCCGGATACGCCGAAACGGTCCCGGCGTCACCGTCGCTGCGAAGCGCAACGCCGACGGCACCCAGTCCCGCCACGCCCGCCGCCCCCGCGCCGATCTGGAGCGCCCGGCGTCGACCGATCGGCGAGCCAGCCTCACGGCTCACAGCCGATCGTGGATCGCGAGATCCGTGTTCGATTGTTCGTGTTCGTTCATATTTTCAATAAGGGACGAATACGGAAAAGGGTTGTTACTAAAGTGTGAATATAGTACAATACTATATCTGCCTTTCGAGGGGAAAATCCCGGTTCTTTTTATAATCTTTATAATTAAAGGGACCATCTCGGCGAAGATAGTACATACAGTGATGCCCTATTAAGACACGTTCGTCAGGCACCGGCGCTTCACGACTGCCCACCCCGGAGCCTGGCGATGCGATCCCCCAGCGGCGGTTGGATCTCGAACAGCGTCCGCCAGGAGCCGGTTTTCGGTTCGACGCCGCGGACGTCCGCGACGGCTTGGAACGCGTCGGCGACCAGCTCGGCGCCGACCTGCCGGGCGGCGATTGCGTCGGCCCGGTACTGGATCCGGCGTCCCGCCGCGAAGGCGACGAGCGCACCGACGCCGATGAGGAGAAACCCGACGTCGAAGGAAAGAAAGCCCGCGAACGTCAAAACGAGCAGCGTGATCACGACCGTCACGGCGACAGCGCGGAACTCGGCGTAATACGTCACAGTCCGGCCGCCCTCGGCAGCGAGCAATCCGATCAACACCTCGTCGTCGAGCGACTCCAGCGCGTAATCGGTGACGAGCAACACCCGATAGCCCGGGATTCCGACGGCCTTGACGTCGACTGACGCCTCGCCGACCGTCTCGACGACGTACGTCCGATCGGGGGACAGCGACGTCGTCTCACAGTAGTGCTCCAGTCGTGACTGCTCTGTGTCGGTCGGTTCCCGTGTGCGACGCAGTCGGACGTTGACGTACAGCGGTCCGAGCGTCGTCGCCAGCAGGAACGCGAGCGCGACGAAGACGACGTAGCCGAGCGAGCCGAACATCCCGGCTCAGTCGTCCCGAATCGACGCCGCGATGTCGTCCAGTTCCTCGTCGGCGAGGTCGGGAGGGCTGCCGGCAACGCCGTGGATCGGGCCGCCGCCGTCGCCCTCGAACCGGGGGACGATGTGGACGTGAACGTGGGGGATCTCCTGGCCTGCTGCGGGACCGTCGTTGATCCCGATTGTGATGGCGTCGGCGTCGACGGCCGCTTCGATCCGGGGAGTGAGCTCGTGGACGGCGGCAAACAGGTCCGCCGAAAGCGACGCCGGGAGATCGCGAACGCGCTCGTACCCCTCCTTCGGGATGACGAGCGTGTGCCCAGGCGCGAGAGGATTCGCATCGAGGAACGCGAGGGTCGTGTCGGTCTCGTGGACGGTACGGGCCGGGATCTCGCCGGCGACGATCTTGTCGAAGATGGTTTCCTCGCTCATGGTCGTTCAGTCTCCCGGAACGGGCTTGAAACTTCTGTCGCCGGACGGGGGCCGAAAAGCGAAAGACGTACAGTCGACTCTCGTCTACCGGCGTCATGGACGAAACGATCACAACACACCTCGCGGAAATAGTCGAACTCGTTCTAGTGACGATCGGTGCCGGCGTCATCTCCGCGGTGGGGATTTACCTCGAATCGCTCGCCGTTGGAGCGATTTCGGCCGGTCAGTTCGAGGTCGCCGTCTGGCTGTTCGCGGCCGGGGTGGTTGCGCTGTACTTCGGCGTGTACGCGCTCGGCCTCTCGCAGGTCATTCCCCGAGTTCGACGGCTTCGGCGATCGCTGGCGCGACCGTAACCGACGAAATCGACCGCTCGAGCGTGTCCGTTCCGTAGACGCCATCGATCCCGGATCCGGAGAGTTTTATAAAGGCATTGCCGACGAGCAGTGGGTGGACGCACGCGACGAACACCCGGGCGGCCCCCCGCTCTAAGAGCACATCGACGGCGTCGCTCATCGTCGATCCGGTGGCGATGATGTCGTCGGCGACGACGACGTCCCGGTCGGCGATCTGCGCGTCGCTCGGGGTGATCTCCACGTCGCCGGTGTCGCGGTCCCTGGTTTTCTCGAAGTAGTCAGTCTCCCCGCGGCCGTAGCCGTCTCGGACGCTGTCGATCAGCTCGACGGCGCCCTCGTCCGGGGCAAGAAACAGCGGTTCATCGAACTCGTCCGGCAGCGGTTCGGCCAGCCTGTCGGCCGCGTCAATCGACTCGCAGGGGACGTCGAAGAACTCCGTAATCCCGGATTCGTGGGGGTTGACGACCCCGACCCGGTCTGTTCCCGTCGAGACCGCCCTGGCCATCGCCCGGGCGGACACGGGTTGGCCGTGTTTGAACGCCCTGTCCTGTCTGGTGTATCCCATGTACGGCAGGACCGTCGTCACCGACTCCGCGCCGGCCTCCCGAACGGCGTCCTGGAGCTGGAGGAGTTCGACGTAGGCGTCGTTGCTGGGGGTCGCGGCGACGACGACTGCGTGGTCGGCCTCGAACGCTGGAACGCTTGCGAGCGTCTCGCCGTCCGGAAATCTGTCGTACGTGGGCGTCGCGAGCGGGAGTCCAGTCTCCGCCGCGAGCGCCGCCGAAAGCGCCTGTGACCTGGAGCCGGGAACGATCATATCGGGCCTATCTCCCCGGGGCGATAAACCGGTTTCCAAAGTCCCGCGGAGCGTCGCTCGGCGGACAGCGCCTCATACTGAGTCAACCGGCGGCAGACACCAGAGGATATATGCGGTCGCAAGCTGTAATGTGCGTTGATGACAACAGAGGACAATTCCGACGTGGAACTGTCGACGAAGACGGTTACTGGAACCCGGATCAGTCCCAAGCGAATGACGATCGACACCGGCGAATCGACGTTCACGATCGGGACCGACGGGAGCCCGCTGCATCACCTGCTGGGCGCCTATGCGGCCTGTGTCAACTCGACGGGAAGCCAGGTGGCACGCGACTGGGACATCGAGATCGAGAGCCTCGAGGTGTCCGTTGAAGCGAGCTACGATTCCCGAGTCTACCTGGGCGAGGACGTCGACGCCCGGGCCGGCTTTCAGGGCTTCGACGTGACGATCGACGTCGAGGCCGACGCCGACCGGGAGACCCTCGAGGAGTGGCTTGCCGAGATCGAACGGCGCTGTCCCGTGAGCGAGAACATCGAAAACGAAACCGAGATCGCGGTGACGCTGTCGGTCGATTCGGCCTAGCTGGGGCCGACGCAGTCGAGCCGAGTTCCGTCGAGTTCACTTCATACCGAAGAGCCGCATCACGCTGTCTGCAATCCCTTTGGCGACCAGCGCGAACCCCGCGACGAGTATCATCACGGCGGCGCCGACGATCGGGTCGTGCCAGGTCAACAGCACGATCGAGAGGACGATCAAAACGACCCCGAGGAGTCCTTCAA
The Halalkaliarchaeum desulfuricum DNA segment above includes these coding regions:
- the hemA gene encoding glutamyl-tRNA reductase, yielding MYDDVAGLRFTLEEDGFDRFEIACSHEESSVRSFLLGKAGIEEALVLRTCQRYEIYLHGPDAKDVLKGLGQKIGVDVSHDSDRLLAGDAVVEHLLRVACGLESGVLGEDEILGQLRGAYKRASDADALGGTLDTIALKALRVGERARTETRINEGRVSLGSVTLDRAREELPKLDAVDELKAVTVLVVGAGEVAELVVKSLAHRISGDDTETDLESNVSLTVANRTLSNAEELAEVAGGDAIELDELADGHLSEADLVVTATGSDDRVLSIADLVGHELIVFDLANPRDVDPGVDDLEDVELVTIDEVLSVRNEELKRREASIPAVEGIIAEERARLAEQLRAEEVDDTLSQIYSRAHERREAEFERALDRLDAESEQLTAEQEAAMRDFSEALVNKLLHPKTTALRQAAATDDRKTVDAWLTLFDRTVDEIAVDDVRENMQSDSEESTSEADAETR
- a CDS encoding MMPL family transporter — translated: MAAKRSSPHGDTVDPIDAFSRAVHDAGGTLFVSAVTTAAGLGVLLFTFLPSLQRFGLVMILVVGYAFLASVFLLPSLLVLHSRYR
- a CDS encoding DUF4382 domain-containing protein — protein: MDIDEINVTLTDGESAVVEVPGEIPLTFNEPIEGMENTRTTFVADFTPVRRGQTDEYLLRPAAQGITVSYEDDE
- a CDS encoding multicopper oxidase family protein → MSREAGSPIGRRRALQIGAGAAGVAGLGAVGVALRSDGDAGTVSAYPEPEYGDPDRTYRLTASEHEIDIAGGDSYDGWTYNGAYPGPEIRAVEGERVRVVVENDLPEETTVHWHGMTVRGDNAMDGVPGVTQEAIAPGDEFVYEFDAEPAGTHWYHSHVGLQLDRELLGPLVVEERNPHVEYDAEHTLILDEYLPEEPRVETADGMDGMGGMGGMEGSFPGAPPASGTLVNGALPSDPAEFEITEGERVRLRLINAAAATMYAVGIDDHRLTVTHADGPAVDPVTVDTLEIGMGERYDIVVEGDSPGRWPIRIAPVDSVAPAGRAVLAYEDATDGIDEGAIGGHRLQYADLRSLAPAPGVGGSPDRTIDLELSAGGAMGMMGGSGDDGEWTINGQAFPDADPIRIQEGEHVRVRVRNRSPMRHPMHLHGHHFQAGDVVKDTITVPGHMGQVEFDFVADNSGKWLFHCHHLYHMETGMVRIVEYV
- a CDS encoding M48 family metalloprotease encodes the protein MFGSLGYVVFVALAFLLATTLGPLYVNVRLRRTREPTDTEQSRLEHYCETTSLSPDRTYVVETVGEASVDVKAVGIPGYRVLLVTDYALESLDDEVLIGLLAAEGGRTVTYYAEFRAVAVTVVITLLVLTFAGFLSFDVGFLLIGVGALVAFAAGRRIQYRADAIAARQVGAELVADAFQAVADVRGVEPKTGSWRTLFEIQPPLGDRIARLRGGQS
- a CDS encoding HIT family protein encodes the protein MSEETIFDKIVAGEIPARTVHETDTTLAFLDANPLAPGHTLVIPKEGYERVRDLPASLSADLFAAVHELTPRIEAAVDADAITIGINDGPAAGQEIPHVHVHIVPRFEGDGGGPIHGVAGSPPDLADEELDDIAASIRDD
- the prs gene encoding ribose-phosphate diphosphokinase, whose protein sequence is MIVPGSRSQALSAALAAETGLPLATPTYDRFPDGETLASVPAFEADHAVVVAATPSNDAYVELLQLQDAVREAGAESVTTVLPYMGYTRQDRAFKHGQPVSARAMARAVSTGTDRVGVVNPHESGITEFFDVPCESIDAADRLAEPLPDEFDEPLFLAPDEGAVELIDSVRDGYGRGETDYFEKTRDRDTGDVEITPSDAQIADRDVVVADDIIATGSTMSDAVDVLLERGAARVFVACVHPLLVGNAFIKLSGSGIDGVYGTDTLERSISSVTVAPAIAEAVELGE
- a CDS encoding OsmC family protein, which codes for MTTEDNSDVELSTKTVTGTRISPKRMTIDTGESTFTIGTDGSPLHHLLGAYAACVNSTGSQVARDWDIEIESLEVSVEASYDSRVYLGEDVDARAGFQGFDVTIDVEADADRETLEEWLAEIERRCPVSENIENETEIAVTLSVDSA
- a CDS encoding DUF7470 family protein gives rise to the protein MLDTLGIEGLLGVVLIVLSIVLLTWHDPIVGAAVMILVAGFALVAKGIADSVMRLFGMK